A stretch of Drosophila gunungcola strain Sukarami chromosome 3L unlocalized genomic scaffold, Dgunungcola_SK_2 000002F, whole genome shotgun sequence DNA encodes these proteins:
- the LOC128257314 gene encoding probable NADH dehydrogenase [ubiquinone] flavoprotein 2, mitochondrial: MQRLLRGIRSVHLASLLRTAGGVQMDACEMRKKLKFEFSEDNQHRVKALLAWYPEAEWKGALLPLLDIAQRQQGWLSISAVHAVAEILKIEPMKAFEAAQFYTMFFMKPRGKYVVSVCTSTPCKLRGGDEIFEACKKTLKLEHGQTTPDMQFTLKEDSCMGACVNAPVLAVNDDMYEDLDEQSLGHILADLRCDKLPPAGPQNGRYASEPKGGPTTLKIQPPPPGFMMQDLPDPKTKKCP, encoded by the coding sequence ATGCAGCGCTTGCTTCGGGGAATCCGTTCCGTCCACCTGGCTTCCCTTCTCCGAACCGCAGGAGGCGTCCAAATGGATGCCTGTGAGATGCGCAAAAAGCTGAAGTTCGAGTTCTCGGAGGACAACCAGCACAGGGTGAAGGCACTGCTCGCCTGGTATCCGGAGGCCGAGTGGAAGGGAGCCCTGCTCCCGCTCCTGGACATTGCCCAGCGCCAGCAGGGATGGCTTTCGATCAGCGCTGTTCACGCCGTGGCGGAGATTCTCAAAATCGAGCCGATGAAGGCCTTCGAGGCGGCCCAGTTCTACACCATGTTCTTTATGAAGCCACGAGGCAAATACGTGGTCAGTGTCTGCACCTCGACACCCTGCAAATTGCGCGGTGGCGACGAGATCTTTGAAGCCTGCAAGAAGACGTTGAAATTGGAGCACGGTCAGACCACGCCGGATATGCAGTTCACCCTGAAGGAGGACAGCTGCATGGGCGCCTGTGTAAATGCCCCGGTTTTGGCCGTTAATGATGACATGTACGAGGACCTGGACGAGCAGAGTCTGGGCCACATCCTGGCGGATCTGCGATGTGACAAGCTGCCGCCGGCGGGTCCCCAAAATGGGAGATATGCCAGCGAGCCGAAGGGAGGACCCACCACCCTGAAGATCCAGCCACCGCCGCCCGGTTTCATGATGCAGGATCTGCCAGATCCGAAGACCAAGAAATGCCCATAG